In Nonomuraea sp. NBC_00507, the following are encoded in one genomic region:
- a CDS encoding tetratricopeptide repeat protein: MPRWGKVTIAAVLPLMAGVVAWWLCAAQGLDLDTTGIVIGLVVLLPATPLAIWAGQPTPAGSAQSNPAEPGSLRENGSPPASGASASRVIGEMPHARPVPAVIGDVPREPKAFQPRPPLRERVESLMAAEGGTAVCALAGARGVGKTQLAAHYARRCLDQGVQVAWLHAETSEQLSRSLDVLATELGLRSETDDSTALARKVKRWLQDRREPYLVVFDNATDVDALARLLPAHGRARVLITTNDWAFERVAALVEVERFSDEEALAYLAERVGQNAAAGLVAEELDHLPLALSIASAVLVGPPRVSYEEYLERLRATPIDVLLARPRGEPYPLGVAQAILLSVSQCGPRAARLLGELSVLSSSGARLDLLTTKLDDALAELATRSLVSFDRDGSTALVHRLVRRAVRDSFEREGTLGSLITDVARRLHALVEDIADEDTWRELPTILAVAEHAAALWLCLEQLPDGDDGAGEIILAVRHGVASHLINLNDGARAEPIAEAVVEGRRRLLGDDHPDTLAAVHMLAHAIEYTDRPLEAAALYSRVAAERARVLGDEHGDTLRSRAAAGMAYAMAGEAQRAVTLLEQVVADARQQLVSGDPRLMTARYFQAYALAEADRPGEAVELFDGLVSDYERECGLVHPETLVVRGRLAWAQVAAGHAAAAAELYERVLADQRRVLGVDHPDTLITWLGLARAQEAAGQEAAALAGFEEVAARFEAVLGPEQGLTRAAADDAARLRRKSRQ, encoded by the coding sequence GTGCCACGCTGGGGCAAGGTCACGATCGCCGCGGTCCTGCCGCTCATGGCAGGAGTGGTGGCGTGGTGGTTGTGCGCGGCCCAGGGCTTGGACCTGGATACCACCGGTATCGTGATCGGCCTCGTCGTCCTGCTGCCCGCGACGCCGCTGGCCATTTGGGCGGGCCAGCCCACCCCTGCCGGGTCAGCCCAGTCCAACCCGGCCGAGCCCGGATCGCTGCGTGAAAACGGCTCGCCGCCGGCTTCCGGAGCGTCGGCTTCCAGGGTGATCGGCGAGATGCCACACGCGCGGCCCGTGCCGGCGGTGATCGGGGACGTCCCGCGCGAGCCGAAGGCGTTCCAGCCGCGGCCGCCCCTGCGTGAGCGCGTAGAGAGCCTGATGGCGGCAGAGGGCGGCACGGCGGTGTGCGCGCTGGCAGGGGCGCGAGGGGTGGGCAAGACACAGCTGGCCGCCCACTATGCCAGGCGGTGCCTGGATCAGGGCGTGCAGGTGGCCTGGCTGCACGCCGAGACCAGCGAGCAGCTCTCGCGCTCGCTCGACGTGCTGGCGACGGAACTGGGGCTGCGCAGCGAGACCGACGACTCCACGGCCCTGGCGCGCAAGGTCAAGAGATGGCTTCAGGACAGGCGTGAGCCTTACCTGGTCGTGTTCGACAACGCGACCGACGTCGACGCGCTGGCCAGGCTGCTGCCCGCGCACGGGCGGGCACGGGTGCTGATCACGACGAACGACTGGGCGTTCGAGCGGGTGGCGGCGCTGGTGGAGGTGGAGCGCTTCAGCGACGAGGAGGCTCTGGCCTACCTCGCCGAGCGGGTGGGCCAGAATGCGGCAGCCGGACTGGTGGCCGAGGAACTGGATCACCTGCCGCTGGCTCTGTCGATCGCCTCCGCCGTGCTCGTGGGGCCGCCCCGCGTGTCGTACGAGGAGTATCTGGAACGGCTGCGGGCGACGCCGATCGACGTGTTACTGGCCCGACCGCGCGGCGAGCCGTACCCGCTGGGGGTGGCGCAGGCCATCCTGCTGTCGGTCTCGCAGTGCGGGCCACGGGCGGCGCGGCTGCTCGGCGAGTTGTCGGTGCTGTCGTCCTCGGGAGCGCGGCTGGATCTGCTCACGACGAAGCTCGATGATGCTCTGGCCGAGCTGGCGACCCGGTCGCTGGTGTCATTTGATCGCGACGGTTCGACGGCGCTGGTGCACCGCCTGGTACGCCGAGCAGTGCGCGACTCCTTCGAGCGCGAGGGCACGCTCGGGTCCCTGATCACGGATGTCGCCCGGCGCCTGCACGCTCTCGTGGAGGACATCGCCGACGAGGACACCTGGCGCGAGCTGCCGACCATCCTCGCGGTCGCGGAGCACGCCGCCGCGCTGTGGCTATGCCTGGAGCAGCTGCCCGACGGGGACGACGGGGCAGGAGAGATCATCCTGGCCGTCCGCCACGGCGTGGCTTCGCACCTGATCAATCTGAACGACGGCGCCAGAGCAGAGCCCATCGCAGAGGCCGTGGTCGAGGGACGGCGGCGGCTGCTGGGTGACGACCATCCCGACACGCTGGCAGCGGTGCATATGCTCGCCCACGCGATCGAGTACACCGACCGCCCTCTCGAAGCGGCCGCCCTCTATAGCCGGGTGGCGGCCGAGCGGGCCCGCGTCCTGGGCGACGAGCATGGCGACACACTGCGGTCGCGAGCGGCGGCAGGCATGGCGTACGCGATGGCCGGGGAGGCGCAGCGCGCGGTCACGCTGCTGGAGCAGGTGGTGGCTGATGCTCGCCAGCAGCTGGTGTCCGGCGATCCGCGACTGATGACGGCTCGGTACTTCCAGGCGTACGCCCTTGCGGAGGCGGATCGCCCTGGCGAGGCGGTGGAGCTGTTCGACGGCCTGGTGAGTGACTACGAGCGGGAATGCGGCCTGGTGCATCCCGAGACCCTGGTCGTCCGCGGCCGGCTGGCGTGGGCGCAGGTGGCCGCCGGGCACGCCGCTGCGGCCGCGGAGCTGTACGAGCGTGTCCTGGCGGATCAACGGCGGGTACTGGGAGTCGACCATCCTGACACGTTGATCACATGGCTCGGACTGGCCCGCGCCCAGGAGGCGGCGGGACAGGAAGCCGCGGCGCTGGCCGGGTTCGAGGAGGTGGCGGCGCGTTTCGAGGCCGTGCTGGGCCCGGAGCAGGGCTTGACGAGGGCCGCGGCCGACGACGCGGCCCGTCTCCGCCGCAAGTCACGCCAATAG
- a CDS encoding TetR/AcrR family transcriptional regulator yields MSERPGLRERKKAKTRALIQKEALRLFREQGYAATTIEQIAEAAEVAPSTVFRYFSTKEDLVVVDQLPAVMEALRAVPAGVGPVPAVRAAVRTALEDQTAEEFADSLERERLVLTVPELWAASLENLTGMIGTVREILAAREGRDPGDPEIRDVAGAIVGVLMALWFDWTKNQDMDVLAEFDRAMEHLEAGLPL; encoded by the coding sequence ATGAGCGAGCGACCGGGCCTGCGAGAGCGGAAGAAGGCCAAGACCAGGGCGTTGATCCAGAAGGAGGCGCTGCGGCTGTTCCGCGAGCAGGGGTACGCCGCGACGACGATCGAGCAGATTGCAGAGGCCGCGGAGGTCGCGCCCAGCACTGTCTTCCGCTACTTCTCCACCAAGGAAGACCTGGTGGTGGTCGACCAATTGCCCGCCGTCATGGAGGCGCTCAGGGCGGTGCCCGCAGGAGTCGGGCCCGTGCCGGCCGTCCGCGCGGCCGTGCGCACGGCGCTGGAGGATCAGACGGCAGAGGAGTTCGCCGACAGCCTCGAGCGGGAGAGGCTCGTGCTCACGGTGCCTGAGCTGTGGGCGGCGAGCCTGGAGAACCTCACCGGCATGATCGGGACAGTGCGCGAGATCCTGGCGGCCCGCGAGGGGCGGGACCCCGGCGACCCGGAGATCCGCGACGTCGCGGGGGCGATCGTCGGGGTGCTCATGGCGCTCTGGTTCGACTGGACGAAGAACCAGGACATGGACGTGTTGGCCGAGTTCGACCGCGCGATGGAGCACCTGGAGGCCGGTCTGCCCCTATGA
- a CDS encoding cytochrome P450, with amino-acid sequence MRLPIERDPKCPFDPPSALRALPPMSRLEFADGHLGWLATTMEAARAVLGDPRFSARPELKHAAVRSTMPSGPGRPAPPGFFAATDPPEHTRYRRLLTGQFTLRRMRVLEPRIERITADHLDAMAAAGPPADLMSAYALPIPSMVICELLGVPYEEHDFFQDRSRQIVGAGGDVAGASADLAGYLGELVHSKRAEPGDDLISGLACELTDEELVNVAMILLVAGHETTANMLALGVFALLAEGRPYEESMDEELLRWLSVLHLGGPSRAALEDVEVAGTPVRKGETVALSLPMINRDPAVFADPDVLDPGRPETRRHLSFGHGVHQCLGQQLARIELRIGYRALFERFPGLRLAVPATEVPLKHDAAVYGVGSLPVTWT; translated from the coding sequence ATGAGACTCCCCATCGAACGAGACCCGAAGTGCCCCTTCGACCCTCCGTCCGCGCTCAGAGCCCTGCCGCCGATGAGCCGCTTGGAGTTCGCCGATGGCCATCTGGGCTGGCTGGCCACGACGATGGAGGCGGCCCGCGCGGTGCTGGGGGATCCGCGGTTCAGCGCGCGCCCGGAGCTCAAACACGCCGCCGTGCGCTCCACGATGCCCAGCGGGCCCGGACGCCCGGCGCCGCCGGGATTCTTCGCCGCCACCGACCCGCCCGAGCACACGCGCTACCGCCGCCTGCTCACCGGCCAGTTCACTCTGCGCAGGATGCGCGTGCTGGAGCCGCGCATCGAGCGGATCACCGCCGACCACCTCGACGCCATGGCAGCGGCGGGGCCGCCGGCCGATCTCATGAGCGCGTACGCGCTACCGATCCCGTCGATGGTCATCTGCGAGCTGCTCGGCGTGCCGTACGAGGAGCACGACTTCTTCCAGGACCGTAGCCGCCAGATCGTCGGGGCCGGCGGCGACGTGGCCGGGGCGAGCGCCGACCTGGCCGGCTATCTGGGCGAGCTGGTGCATAGCAAGCGGGCCGAGCCCGGTGACGACCTGATCAGCGGCCTTGCCTGCGAGCTCACCGACGAGGAGCTCGTCAACGTCGCGATGATCCTGCTCGTCGCGGGCCACGAGACCACGGCGAACATGCTGGCGCTCGGCGTGTTCGCGCTGCTGGCGGAGGGGAGGCCGTATGAGGAGAGCATGGACGAGGAGCTGCTCCGCTGGCTGTCCGTCCTGCACCTCGGCGGGCCCAGCAGGGCCGCGCTGGAGGATGTCGAGGTGGCGGGCACGCCGGTCAGGAAGGGCGAGACGGTGGCACTGTCACTTCCGATGATCAACCGGGACCCGGCGGTGTTCGCGGATCCGGACGTGCTCGACCCCGGCCGCCCGGAGACGCGGCGGCATCTGTCCTTCGGGCACGGCGTGCACCAGTGCCTCGGGCAGCAGCTGGCCAGGATCGAGCTGCGGATCGGCTACCGGGCGCTGTTCGAGCGCTTCCCCGGGCTGCGGCTGGCCGTCCCCGCCACCGAGGTGCCGCTGAAGCACGACGCCGCGGTGTACGGGGTCGGCAGCCTGCCGGTCACTTGGACGTGA
- a CDS encoding phosphatidylinositol-specific phospholipase C1-like protein gives MRPLALIAATAVAALAAVPAGARADAATAGRASSGTLRINHVQTIATHNSYHRELTDAEKDVQRRTDANWWNLQYSHTALPNQFGAQRVRGIELDVFPDPKGGLYTKPLVRRDAGLPALNDPALAQPGFKVLHWADHDYGTNCSTWVTCLRQVREWSDKNPGHVPLTILTEFKSTDPKKEAMGGAKSPAWDTALMDALDAEIRSVFPDDRLITPDDVRKPGLTLEQSVLKHGWPELNASRGKIMFFMDNQATAIQQPYLAGRPSLEGRVLFTNSRPGRADAAFVGWNEPEGANTAQIQDLVRKGYYVRTRSDVPFTEARSGSTGRLKAALDSGAQMISTDFPVIGLSARHGSDYTAELPGGATVRCNPVNAPTGCRDQTLERITSK, from the coding sequence ATGCGTCCCCTCGCCCTCATCGCCGCCACCGCTGTGGCCGCGCTCGCCGCCGTCCCCGCCGGAGCTCGCGCCGACGCTGCGACGGCCGGCCGCGCGAGCTCCGGCACCCTGCGGATCAACCACGTCCAGACCATCGCCACCCACAACAGCTATCACCGCGAGCTGACCGACGCCGAGAAAGACGTGCAGCGCAGGACCGACGCCAACTGGTGGAACCTGCAGTACTCGCACACCGCCCTGCCCAACCAGTTCGGCGCCCAGCGGGTGCGCGGCATCGAGCTGGACGTCTTCCCCGACCCCAAGGGCGGCCTGTACACCAAACCGCTGGTCCGCCGCGACGCCGGCCTGCCGGCGCTGAACGACCCGGCGCTCGCCCAGCCCGGCTTCAAGGTGCTGCACTGGGCCGACCACGACTACGGCACCAACTGCTCGACCTGGGTCACCTGCCTGCGCCAGGTACGCGAGTGGTCCGACAAGAACCCCGGCCACGTGCCGCTGACCATCCTCACCGAGTTCAAGAGCACCGACCCGAAGAAGGAGGCCATGGGCGGGGCCAAGAGCCCGGCCTGGGACACCGCGCTCATGGACGCCCTGGACGCCGAGATCCGCTCGGTCTTCCCCGACGACCGGCTCATCACGCCGGACGACGTCCGCAAGCCCGGCCTCACCCTGGAGCAGTCGGTGCTCAAGCACGGCTGGCCGGAGCTGAACGCGTCCCGCGGCAAGATCATGTTCTTCATGGACAACCAGGCGACCGCCATCCAGCAGCCCTACCTGGCGGGCCGGCCCAGCCTGGAAGGCCGCGTGTTGTTCACGAACTCCCGCCCCGGCCGCGCCGACGCCGCCTTCGTCGGCTGGAACGAGCCGGAGGGCGCCAACACGGCGCAGATCCAGGACCTCGTACGGAAGGGCTACTACGTACGCACCCGGTCCGATGTGCCCTTCACCGAGGCCAGGTCGGGCAGCACCGGCCGGCTGAAGGCGGCCCTGGACAGCGGGGCGCAGATGATCAGCACCGACTTCCCGGTGATCGGGCTGTCGGCCAGGCACGGCAGCGACTACACGGCCGAGCTGCCGGGCGGCGCGACGGTCCGCTGCAACCCGGTGAACGCGCCCACCGGCTGCCGGGACCAGACGCTGGAGCGGATCACGTCCAAGTGA
- a CDS encoding cyclase family protein, with the protein MVHEPNNWGRFGPDDQRGTLNLLTPDVVLAALRTAATGEVLSLAMPIRGATSSPAPTTVPHLRGRPLPQHFMSVDGGDYAAGARPIGDGLCVADDALVVTPHGTTTHMDALCHMWSGDQVYNGHPAARVRSYGATRCGIEQVGGVVARGVLFDVPRRLGLDHLPADFRIPPEVLEDIATPRPGDVAVIRTGWPLVWERSKEDYWSGQPGLSADAGRWLAAHDVSVVACDNAAIGGLNARGLADESLADDLHLLLLHRHGIHLIEMLWLEDLGAAGRTEFVFVAAPLRIEGGTGSPITPLAIL; encoded by the coding sequence TTGGTTCACGAGCCTAACAACTGGGGACGATTCGGCCCAGACGATCAGCGCGGCACCCTGAACCTCCTCACGCCGGACGTGGTCCTCGCCGCCCTGCGCACCGCCGCGACCGGCGAGGTGCTCAGCCTGGCCATGCCCATCAGGGGCGCCACCTCCTCGCCCGCCCCCACGACGGTGCCGCACCTGCGTGGCCGCCCGCTGCCGCAACACTTCATGTCCGTGGACGGCGGCGACTACGCGGCCGGCGCCCGGCCCATCGGCGACGGCCTGTGCGTGGCCGACGACGCGCTGGTCGTCACCCCGCACGGCACCACGACCCACATGGACGCGTTGTGCCACATGTGGTCGGGCGACCAGGTCTACAACGGCCACCCCGCGGCCCGGGTGCGCTCGTACGGTGCCACCAGGTGCGGGATCGAGCAGGTGGGCGGCGTAGTGGCCAGGGGAGTGCTGTTCGACGTGCCGCGGCGGCTCGGCCTCGACCACCTGCCGGCCGATTTCCGCATCCCGCCCGAGGTGCTGGAGGACATCGCCACGCCGCGCCCGGGGGACGTGGCGGTGATCCGTACGGGATGGCCGCTGGTGTGGGAGCGCTCGAAGGAGGATTACTGGTCAGGCCAGCCCGGCCTGTCGGCCGACGCCGGCCGTTGGCTGGCGGCGCACGACGTGTCCGTGGTGGCCTGCGACAACGCCGCGATCGGCGGTCTCAACGCCCGGGGGCTGGCCGACGAGAGCCTGGCCGACGACCTGCACCTCCTCCTGCTGCACCGGCACGGCATCCACCTGATCGAGATGCTCTGGCTGGAGGATCTGGGGGCGGCCGGGCGGACGGAGTTCGTGTTCGTGGCGGCGCCGCTCAGGATCGAGGGCGGCACGGGGAGCCCGATCACCCCGCTTGCCATTCTTTGA
- a CDS encoding serine hydrolase domain-containing protein, with protein MHCDPRFSRVREVFERHFADGEELGAAFAVYLNGELVVDLWDGIADRHTGRRWEHDTPAFAYSCTKAITAAVLLRLAEQGLVDVSAPVADVWPEFAAHGKGAITVEHLLTHQCGLPVLEDPVPVEEFEDQAAIAARLAGQAPLWEPGTAHGYHALTYGFLVGEVIRRVTGKSVGDLVAAEIAGPLDLELWVGAPDTVIDRAARLKAADRPQPLNATEAVPGQGPAVAVPGQGPADGRTAGRSPDALAEMAKAALDPQSLMNRALGNPGMHLLKGGANHPVILRAGWPAAGVVTTARGLAGFYRSLIAGDLLGPGTLREAIRARVNGPDRVLFLDTAFGLGFMRPSLTFLMPSETAFGHSGLGGSVGLGDPGRGLAVAYVMNKMANAVSGNLRGIRLVEAVYTSL; from the coding sequence ATGCACTGCGATCCTCGGTTCTCCCGCGTACGGGAGGTGTTCGAGCGGCATTTCGCCGACGGCGAGGAGCTGGGTGCGGCCTTCGCCGTCTACCTGAACGGCGAGCTGGTCGTGGACCTGTGGGACGGGATCGCGGACCGGCACACGGGGCGGCGCTGGGAGCACGACACGCCGGCCTTCGCCTATTCCTGCACCAAGGCGATCACCGCTGCCGTCCTGCTGCGGCTGGCGGAGCAAGGGCTGGTCGACGTGAGCGCGCCGGTCGCCGACGTGTGGCCGGAGTTCGCCGCGCACGGCAAGGGGGCGATCACGGTCGAGCACCTGCTCACCCACCAGTGCGGGCTGCCGGTGCTGGAGGATCCCGTGCCGGTGGAGGAGTTCGAGGACCAGGCGGCGATCGCTGCCCGCCTCGCCGGTCAGGCGCCGCTGTGGGAGCCGGGGACGGCGCACGGCTACCACGCGCTGACGTACGGGTTCCTGGTGGGCGAGGTGATCAGGCGGGTGACCGGGAAGTCGGTGGGGGACCTGGTGGCCGCGGAGATCGCCGGGCCGCTGGACCTGGAGCTGTGGGTGGGTGCGCCGGACACGGTGATCGACCGCGCGGCCCGGCTCAAGGCCGCCGACCGCCCACAACCCCTCAATGCCACCGAGGCCGTCCCAGGCCAGGGCCCCGCCGTGGCCGTCCCGGGCCAGGGGCCCGCCGACGGCAGGACGGCCGGCCGGAGTCCGGATGCGCTGGCCGAGATGGCCAAGGCGGCGCTCGATCCTCAGAGCCTCATGAACCGGGCCCTCGGCAACCCCGGCATGCACCTGCTCAAAGGCGGCGCCAACCACCCGGTCATCCTGCGGGCCGGCTGGCCGGCGGCCGGGGTGGTCACCACGGCCAGGGGCCTGGCGGGCTTCTACCGCTCGCTGATCGCCGGCGACCTGCTCGGCCCCGGCACGCTGCGGGAGGCCATCCGCGCCCGCGTGAACGGGCCGGACCGGGTCTTGTTCCTGGACACCGCGTTCGGGCTCGGCTTCATGCGGCCGTCGCTCACGTTCCTGATGCCGTCGGAGACGGCGTTCGGCCACTCGGGCCTCGGCGGGTCCGTCGGGCTGGGCGACCCCGGGCGGGGCCTGGCCGTCGCGTACGTCATGAACAAGATGGCCAACGCGGTCTCCGGCAACCTGCGCGGCATCCGCCTGGTGGAGGCGGTCTACACGTCGCTCTGA